In Deltaproteobacteria bacterium, a single window of DNA contains:
- a CDS encoding YbjQ family protein, producing MILTNLQTVPGKTIVEHYGLVAGSTVRAKHVGRDIAASFKNLVGGELKGYTELLNESRTESTNRMVEQAKALGANAVVNVRFSTSSVAQGAAELYVYGTAVRVE from the coding sequence ATGATTCTCACCAATCTGCAGACCGTGCCGGGCAAAACCATCGTGGAACACTACGGACTCGTCGCGGGCAGCACCGTCCGGGCCAAGCACGTGGGCAGGGACATCGCCGCCTCGTTCAAGAACCTCGTTGGCGGGGAACTCAAGGGTTACACGGAACTTTTGAACGAGTCCCGCACCGAATCCACGAACCGCATGGTGGAGCAGGCCAAGGCACTTGGGGCGAACGCCGTGGTCAACGTGCGTTTTTCCACCTCGTCGGTCGCCCAGGGAGCGGCGGAACTCTATGTGTACGGCACTGCGGTGCGCGTGGAATAG
- a CDS encoding heavy metal-binding domain-containing protein — translation MFVFLMLLGYGVGSTVEKRHFRRLEEREATTRGTPVTTVDDPPESPADVVRANLVTGSAVISVDYFKRILSGLQNLVGGRVSAYESLMDRARREAVLRMMESAADADEFVNVRIETSQIGSKINKKNRTACLEALAYGTAVWLKK, via the coding sequence ATGTTCGTTTTCCTTATGCTCCTGGGCTACGGGGTGGGCTCGACTGTCGAGAAGCGGCACTTCAGAAGACTGGAGGAGCGGGAGGCGACCACCCGTGGAACGCCCGTGACCACGGTTGACGATCCCCCGGAATCCCCCGCCGACGTTGTCCGGGCTAACCTCGTGACCGGCAGCGCCGTGATTTCGGTGGATTACTTCAAGCGGATTCTCTCCGGGCTTCAGAATCTGGTGGGAGGCCGGGTCAGCGCCTACGAGTCCCTCATGGACCGCGCCCGGCGCGAGGCCGTTCTTCGGATGATGGAAAGCGCGGCTGACGCGGACGAGTTCGTTAACGTGCGCATCGAGACCTCGCAGATAGGCAGCAAAATCAACAAAAAAAACCGCACCGCGTGCCTGGAGGCCCTGGCCTACGGCACGGCCGTATGGCTCAAAAAATGA
- a CDS encoding M48 family metallopeptidase, with the protein MAQKMRAPYVPKPITENVNVTRESPLKRFFILSAEIVFAVVVAYVFLGLVAGLLAPRVPVSLEKKMGEVFDGGWEEGSLPTESARLQSLLNKLVPGLPAEDRRLSYRAWVVENEQVNALALPGGRIVVFSGLVNEVARDAELSFVLAHELGHFHARDHLRALGRGLVAMVFAVAVSGSDGSARFVMQGVGNAENRFSQAQERAADLFSVRLLRRSLGTTDGATEAMRRLAEDERAGKLAYYFATHPHPETRLKYIREEIDRLKSS; encoded by the coding sequence ATGGCTCAAAAAATGAGAGCGCCCTACGTTCCAAAGCCCATCACCGAAAACGTCAACGTTACAAGGGAATCACCGCTCAAGCGGTTTTTCATCCTGAGCGCGGAAATTGTTTTCGCGGTGGTGGTCGCGTACGTGTTTTTGGGCCTGGTTGCGGGCCTTCTGGCCCCACGCGTGCCAGTGTCCCTGGAAAAGAAGATGGGCGAGGTTTTCGACGGCGGGTGGGAGGAAGGCTCCCTGCCGACAGAATCGGCCCGGTTGCAGAGCCTGCTGAACAAGCTGGTTCCGGGCCTTCCGGCGGAGGATCGCCGCCTTTCGTACCGGGCCTGGGTGGTGGAAAACGAGCAGGTGAACGCCCTGGCGCTGCCCGGCGGACGAATCGTGGTTTTTTCGGGACTGGTGAACGAGGTGGCGCGGGACGCGGAGCTGTCATTCGTGCTGGCCCACGAGTTGGGCCACTTCCACGCCCGCGACCACCTGCGCGCCCTTGGACGCGGCCTCGTGGCCATGGTCTTTGCCGTAGCCGTGTCCGGGTCGGACGGAAGCGCTCGATTCGTGATGCAGGGGGTCGGAAACGCGGAGAACAGGTTCTCCCAGGCCCAGGAACGGGCGGCGGACCTGTTCTCCGTGCGGCTGCTGCGCCGAAGCCTGGGCACCACCGACGGCGCAACCGAGGCCATGCGGCGCCTGGCCGAAGACGAACGGGCCGGGAAGCTGGCCTACTACTTCGCCACCCATCCCCACCCAGAAACCCGCCTCAAATACATCCGCGAGGAAATCGACCGCCTGAAATCAAGTTAG